The following proteins are co-located in the Pseudomonas sp. ATCC 13867 genome:
- a CDS encoding IS1182 family transposase, with protein sequence MKRFIEEVSRAQVSLLPECLDDFVAEDNPIRVVEAFVEQLDLVALEFDGVTPAVTGRPSYHPAVMLKVYIYGYLNRIQSSRRLERECQRNLELMWLTGRLAPDFKTIADFRRDNGKAIRNVCRQFVVLCRQLDLFSQSLVAIDGSKFKAVNNRDRNFTHGKLRARMEQIEKSIDRYLAALDTADRTQSDVAEAKTSRLQEKIEKLRQQMQALKEMEQQLREAPDGQVSLTDPDARSMATSGKGTGVVGYNVQTAVDTRNHLIVAHEVTNVGHDRAALATMAKQAREATGSERLSVVADRGYFSGVEILACEQAGITPFVPKPMTSSSKAEGRFGKQDFVYIAADDEYQCPAGQRAIKRFSTVEDGLELDAYWSSACPSCPIRSSCTTSSYRRLKRWRHEAVLEAMQQRLDREPEMMSVRRQTVEHPFGTLKYWMGATHFLTRTLPRVSTEMSLHVLAYNFKRLMSIFGVTGAMEALRA encoded by the coding sequence ATGAAGCGATTCATCGAAGAGGTGAGCCGGGCACAAGTCAGCTTGCTTCCCGAATGCCTGGATGACTTCGTCGCCGAAGACAACCCGATCCGCGTGGTCGAAGCCTTCGTCGAGCAACTGGATTTGGTGGCCCTGGAGTTCGATGGGGTCACTCCTGCCGTAACTGGGCGACCGTCCTATCACCCCGCCGTGATGTTGAAGGTCTACATCTACGGCTACCTCAACCGCATTCAATCCAGCCGTCGCCTGGAGCGCGAATGCCAGCGCAACCTCGAGCTGATGTGGCTGACTGGGCGACTGGCTCCGGACTTCAAAACCATTGCCGACTTCCGGCGCGACAACGGCAAAGCTATTCGCAATGTCTGCCGGCAGTTCGTCGTGCTGTGTCGCCAACTCGATTTGTTCTCCCAGTCGCTCGTGGCCATCGACGGCAGCAAGTTCAAAGCGGTCAACAACCGTGATCGCAACTTCACCCACGGCAAGCTGCGCGCCCGGATGGAGCAGATTGAAAAAAGCATCGACCGTTATCTGGCAGCGCTGGACACTGCCGACCGAACTCAATCCGATGTCGCCGAAGCCAAAACCAGCCGCCTCCAGGAAAAAATCGAGAAACTCCGCCAGCAGATGCAGGCGCTCAAGGAGATGGAGCAGCAGCTACGTGAAGCACCGGATGGGCAAGTCTCGCTCACCGATCCGGATGCACGCTCCATGGCCACCAGTGGCAAAGGTACTGGCGTAGTCGGCTACAACGTGCAGACGGCGGTCGACACCCGGAACCACCTGATCGTTGCGCACGAAGTCACCAACGTCGGCCATGACCGTGCAGCGCTCGCCACGATGGCCAAGCAGGCTCGCGAAGCCACCGGGTCTGAACGCCTTAGCGTCGTTGCCGATCGAGGCTACTTCAGCGGGGTGGAAATCCTCGCGTGCGAGCAGGCGGGCATTACTCCCTTCGTGCCCAAGCCGATGACCTCCAGCAGCAAGGCTGAAGGGCGTTTTGGTAAACAGGACTTCGTCTACATAGCCGCTGATGATGAGTACCAATGCCCTGCTGGGCAGCGTGCAATCAAGCGCTTCTCGACGGTGGAAGATGGCCTCGAGCTGGATGCTTACTGGAGTTCTGCCTGCCCGAGCTGCCCGATACGCAGCAGCTGCACCACGAGCAGTTATCGCCGACTCAAACGCTGGCGGCACGAGGCGGTACTGGAGGCCATGCAGCAGCGGCTGGATCGCGAACCAGAGATGATGAGCGTGCGCCGCCAGACCGTGGAGCACCCGTTTGGCACGCTCAAATATTGGATGGGCGCGACGCACTTCCTGACCCGAACACTGCCCCGAGTCAGCACGGAAATGAGCCTGCATGTGCTGGCCTACAACTTCAAGCGGCTGATGAGCATCTTTGGCGTTACCGGTGCGATGGAGGCACTGCGGGCCTGA
- a CDS encoding peptidoglycan D,D-transpeptidase FtsI family protein, which yields MNIPPSLSHPWRLRLVILLFGLLSAVLCWRLLELQLHQREFLQAHGDARSLRYLKIPAHRGEITDRRGEPLAVSTPMLTLWANGRELAAAPERWAELANALGQTPAAFAARLQANREREFFYLERGLPPVVGQAILARKVPGVYAREEYRRFYPASDTTSQVVGFTDIDGHGQEGVEYAFDSWLSGVPGRRLVLKDLYGRVVKNLQVVRNAKPGKDLALSLDLRLQYLANRELRRALDQFGAKAGSLVMIDVRTGELLAMANQPSFNPNNRQGLDPAAIRNRALTDVFEPGSTVKPISMCAALESGRWRPSDQVEVWPGSLRIGHYTIRDVTRSEGRILDLTGILINSSNVGMSKVAFDIGGQAIHDVMQRMGLGQYTGLGFPGERVGNLPAYPRWRPAETATLSYGYGLSITAVQLAHAYATLANGGSMMPLSLVRRERAPRPEQVIPEKVAHTVTAMLEQVVESPRGIHRARVPGYHVAGKSGTARKAATGARGYRENAYRSMFVGFGPVSAPRIAISVMIDEPSRDGYFGGKVAAPVFSRVMSGALRILEVAPDNLPQPPLHEATEDSRALASG from the coding sequence ATGAACATTCCACCCAGCCTCAGCCACCCCTGGCGCCTGCGCCTGGTCATCCTGCTCTTCGGCCTTCTTTCGGCCGTGCTCTGCTGGCGCCTGCTCGAACTGCAATTGCATCAGCGCGAGTTCCTGCAGGCCCATGGCGATGCGCGTAGCCTGCGTTATCTGAAGATTCCCGCCCATCGCGGCGAGATCACCGACCGCCGGGGAGAGCCCCTGGCGGTGAGCACGCCGATGCTCACCCTCTGGGCCAACGGCAGGGAACTGGCCGCGGCCCCCGAGCGCTGGGCGGAACTCGCCAATGCCCTGGGCCAAACGCCTGCGGCCTTCGCGGCGCGCCTGCAGGCCAACCGCGAACGCGAGTTCTTCTACCTGGAGCGGGGCCTGCCGCCGGTGGTCGGGCAGGCCATCCTGGCGCGCAAGGTGCCGGGCGTCTATGCGCGGGAAGAGTATCGGCGCTTCTACCCGGCCAGCGATACGACGTCCCAGGTGGTCGGCTTCACCGATATCGACGGCCACGGCCAGGAGGGCGTGGAATATGCCTTCGACAGTTGGCTGTCCGGGGTGCCCGGCCGACGCCTGGTGCTCAAGGACCTGTACGGGCGCGTGGTGAAGAACCTGCAGGTCGTGCGCAACGCCAAGCCCGGCAAGGACCTGGCGTTGTCGCTGGACCTGCGCCTGCAATACCTCGCCAACCGCGAACTGAGGCGGGCGCTGGACCAGTTCGGCGCCAAGGCCGGCAGCCTGGTGATGATCGACGTGCGTACCGGTGAGTTGCTGGCGATGGCCAACCAGCCCAGCTTCAACCCGAACAACCGCCAGGGCCTGGATCCCGCGGCCATCCGCAACCGCGCGCTGACCGACGTGTTCGAGCCAGGCTCCACCGTCAAGCCCATTTCCATGTGCGCCGCCCTAGAAAGCGGCCGCTGGCGGCCGTCTGACCAGGTCGAAGTGTGGCCCGGCAGCCTACGCATCGGCCACTACACCATTCGCGACGTGACCCGCAGCGAGGGCCGCATACTCGACCTCACCGGCATCCTCATCAACTCCAGCAACGTCGGCATGAGCAAGGTGGCGTTCGACATCGGCGGCCAAGCCATCCACGACGTGATGCAACGGATGGGCCTGGGCCAGTACACTGGTCTGGGCTTCCCCGGCGAGCGCGTCGGCAACCTGCCAGCCTATCCGCGCTGGCGGCCAGCGGAGACGGCCACGCTTTCGTACGGTTACGGCCTGTCGATAACCGCCGTGCAGCTGGCCCACGCCTATGCCACCCTGGCCAATGGCGGGAGCATGATGCCCCTGTCGCTGGTGCGCCGCGAGCGCGCGCCGCGCCCCGAGCAGGTCATTCCGGAAAAGGTCGCGCACACCGTGACGGCCATGCTCGAACAGGTGGTCGAATCGCCCCGCGGCATCCATCGCGCCCGGGTGCCCGGCTATCACGTGGCCGGCAAGAGCGGCACAGCGCGCAAGGCCGCCACCGGTGCGCGCGGCTACCGGGAAAACGCCTACCGCTCGATGTTCGTCGGCTTCGGCCCGGTCAGCGCTCCGCGCATCGCCATCTCAGTGATGATCGACGAGCCCAGCCGCGACGGCTACTTCGGCGGCAAGGTTGCCGCGCCGGTTTTCAGTCGTGTGATGAGTGGGGCCCTGCGCATTCTCGAGGTTGCGCCCGATAACCTTCCGCAGCCGCCGTTGCACGAGGCGACAGAGGATTCTCGAGCACTGGCGTCCGGTTGA
- the nhaA gene encoding Na+/H+ antiporter NhaA has protein sequence MQQNPLPRAQRMAERAFANLERFLHIEAVSGAVLLVAAVIALLWANSPAAHSYDALWHAPLSIGIGSFTFSRSLHFWINDGLMTVFFLVVGMEIRREIHEGALANLRQAALPMIAAVGGVLAPAAIYLAINHTPAAHSGWAIPTATDIAFAVGVLALLGKSIPANVRVFLLALAVIDDIIAVLIIAVFYSGGLDYSGFAIAAVGILLVLGLQKIGVGTAYAYVLPGAVTWAGLLMTGAHPSLAGVVLGLMTPVYSMPMRERPLERVSRITGELIGRAQSPEQDASDLMPPLKSLRHAQRELVPPVVRVQQALHPWVAYGIMPLFALANAGVSLQGIDLAAEAPHWVLLGVATALIVGKPLGIISITWLMVRLGWCALPSGVTWRGVILIGLLAGIGFTMSIFIAMLGFSEPSLLGPAKLGVLIGSTFAAALGLAWGAFVMRQDKGREPARAK, from the coding sequence ATGCAACAGAATCCCCTGCCCCGTGCCCAGCGAATGGCCGAACGCGCCTTCGCCAACCTTGAACGTTTCCTGCATATCGAAGCCGTCAGTGGCGCCGTCCTGCTGGTCGCAGCCGTCATCGCCCTGCTGTGGGCGAACTCCCCGGCCGCTCATAGCTACGACGCCCTATGGCACGCTCCGCTGTCCATCGGAATCGGCTCCTTCACGTTCTCGCGTTCGCTCCACTTCTGGATAAACGATGGGTTGATGACCGTGTTCTTCCTGGTCGTCGGCATGGAAATCCGCCGGGAAATCCATGAGGGTGCCCTGGCCAACCTGCGCCAGGCGGCATTACCCATGATAGCGGCTGTTGGTGGTGTCCTGGCGCCGGCAGCGATCTACCTGGCGATAAACCACACCCCCGCCGCGCACTCGGGCTGGGCCATACCGACGGCCACCGACATCGCCTTCGCGGTGGGCGTGCTGGCGTTGCTGGGCAAATCCATCCCCGCCAACGTCAGGGTGTTCCTGCTGGCGCTGGCCGTCATCGACGACATCATCGCGGTCCTGATCATCGCCGTCTTCTACTCTGGAGGCCTCGACTACAGTGGCTTCGCCATCGCGGCAGTGGGCATCCTGCTCGTGCTCGGCCTGCAGAAGATCGGCGTCGGAACCGCCTACGCCTATGTGCTTCCGGGTGCGGTGACCTGGGCCGGCCTGCTCATGACCGGGGCGCATCCCAGCCTGGCTGGCGTGGTGCTCGGCCTGATGACACCGGTGTACAGCATGCCGATGCGGGAGCGCCCCCTGGAGCGTGTTTCGCGCATTACCGGCGAACTGATCGGCCGGGCTCAATCGCCGGAACAGGACGCAAGCGACCTGATGCCACCCCTGAAGAGCCTGCGCCATGCACAACGCGAACTGGTCCCGCCCGTGGTACGCGTTCAGCAGGCCCTGCATCCCTGGGTCGCCTACGGCATCATGCCCCTGTTCGCCCTTGCCAACGCCGGGGTCAGCCTCCAGGGCATCGACCTGGCTGCCGAGGCGCCGCATTGGGTCCTGCTGGGCGTGGCCACCGCGCTCATCGTCGGGAAACCACTCGGCATCATCAGCATCACCTGGTTGATGGTGCGCCTGGGCTGGTGTGCGTTGCCGAGCGGGGTCACCTGGCGAGGCGTCATCCTGATCGGGCTGCTCGCGGGTATCGGCTTCACCATGTCGATCTTCATCGCCATGCTCGGCTTCTCCGAGCCCAGTCTGCTCGGCCCCGCGAAGCTCGGCGTACTGATCGGCTCCACCTTCGCCGCGGCGCTGGGGCTGGCCTGGGGGGCTTTCGTCATGCGTCAGGACAAGGGAAGGGAGCCTGCGCGCGCGAAGTGA
- a CDS encoding DUF1330 domain-containing protein, whose product MPSLNPSREQLARFTEEMPAGKPILMLNLLRYRTEADYPPDEGASPCTGREAYARYARVAGAKVAAVGGSVRLLADAHVALIAPDDERWDEILLVRYPSREAFLSMLADSEYRAATVHRTAALADSRLIASTEREA is encoded by the coding sequence ATGCCCAGCCTGAATCCAAGCCGCGAACAACTTGCCCGGTTCACCGAGGAAATGCCGGCCGGCAAGCCGATACTGATGCTCAATCTGCTGCGTTACCGGACCGAAGCCGACTATCCGCCAGATGAGGGAGCGTCCCCCTGCACCGGCCGCGAGGCCTATGCCCGCTATGCCCGCGTCGCCGGGGCGAAAGTCGCCGCAGTCGGCGGATCGGTTCGGCTGCTGGCAGACGCCCATGTGGCGCTCATCGCTCCGGATGACGAGCGATGGGACGAAATTCTGCTGGTGCGCTACCCCTCGAGGGAAGCGTTCCTGAGCATGCTGGCCGATAGCGAATATCGTGCGGCAACGGTGCATCGCACAGCCGCCCTGGCCGACTCGCGACTCATCGCCAGCACCGAACGCGAGGCCTGA
- a CDS encoding four-helix bundle copper-binding protein encodes MQTQDYEACLQACTDCAVACERCASACLGEENVRSMARCIELDRDCADTCRLAALLMARNSSLAKDACRLCAWICRACGEECGKHEHEHCHQCAAACRLCAEACERMAA; translated from the coding sequence ATGCAGACTCAAGACTACGAGGCCTGTTTGCAGGCGTGCACAGACTGCGCCGTCGCTTGTGAGCGATGTGCCAGTGCATGCCTGGGCGAAGAAAATGTGCGGTCGATGGCTCGATGCATCGAGCTGGATCGCGATTGTGCCGATACTTGCCGTCTCGCCGCATTGCTCATGGCCAGAAACAGCTCGTTGGCCAAAGACGCCTGCCGGCTCTGTGCATGGATTTGCAGGGCATGTGGCGAGGAGTGCGGCAAGCACGAGCATGAGCATTGCCACCAGTGCGCGGCGGCTTGCCGACTCTGCGCCGAGGCTTGCGAGCGGATGGCAGCCTGA
- a CDS encoding ATP-dependent nuclease, with translation MHVKSIRLINFKKFKDDHLEFNDDVNIFVGDNNAGKSTILEALEIALNYNYRGRPFNTEFTPDLFNKSAVQQFLDSDRSSAHLPRLVIEAFIDGVPDYRGANNSLQIDAQGVIVQACFDTSLQDVYADYLKTNPSITSIPIEFYKLEWLDFGWNQIKAVAKKFRALYIDPTRIHPTMGKNQYISTILNTALEKEELVKLTLNYRENQQVFNQSGEVKAVNDGLDAEHLITDKKLSIAASTLPAGSIQTGLQLEVDDVPFQFIGKGEQSNVQIKLAIQNKSKDIDLVMMEEPENHLSYSNLNKLVHYIENQRGTKQLFLTTHSSYVLNKLSINKICLVQSAYQRLHKLDPKVVKTLKRLPGYDTLRVALSGKVILVEGPSDELVLKKIYYRKHDRLPEQDGIDIIVVRGVGFDTFIAVGKEIGTRINVLRDNDGAYQDNVVKARQEYAAFPNIKLISSDNDLAFSLEPAMIYANAADLKTLDAFAEEVLSTQTYNLYKVVGTLEERREFLIDWFRSVRGNGKGARKVDSAIRLFDGTLDFKYPAFLDEVFDFG, from the coding sequence GTGCACGTTAAATCAATTAGGCTGATCAATTTCAAAAAATTCAAAGATGATCATCTTGAGTTTAACGATGATGTGAATATATTTGTGGGTGATAATAACGCGGGCAAGAGTACGATACTGGAAGCGCTGGAGATCGCACTCAATTATAACTACCGTGGTCGCCCCTTTAACACCGAATTCACGCCTGATCTGTTCAACAAGAGTGCAGTGCAGCAATTCCTGGATTCCGATCGATCATCGGCGCATCTGCCTCGCCTTGTTATAGAGGCATTCATTGATGGCGTTCCAGACTACCGAGGTGCGAACAATAGCCTGCAGATTGATGCTCAAGGCGTAATTGTGCAAGCGTGTTTCGATACCTCACTTCAGGACGTCTATGCCGATTATCTGAAGACAAACCCAAGCATCACCAGCATTCCGATCGAGTTCTATAAATTGGAGTGGCTTGATTTCGGCTGGAATCAGATCAAGGCGGTGGCCAAGAAATTCAGGGCGTTGTACATCGACCCGACACGCATCCACCCAACCATGGGTAAGAACCAGTACATTTCGACCATCCTGAACACTGCGTTGGAAAAGGAAGAGTTGGTCAAGCTGACGCTCAACTACCGCGAGAACCAGCAGGTATTCAATCAATCTGGTGAGGTCAAGGCGGTTAACGACGGACTTGATGCTGAGCACCTCATCACCGACAAGAAGCTCTCCATCGCCGCAAGCACCTTGCCTGCCGGATCAATTCAGACCGGGCTGCAACTTGAGGTGGATGACGTACCGTTTCAGTTCATCGGTAAGGGCGAGCAGAGCAATGTGCAGATCAAGCTCGCGATTCAGAACAAGTCCAAGGACATTGACTTGGTGATGATGGAGGAGCCTGAAAATCACCTCTCTTACAGCAACCTGAACAAACTGGTGCACTACATCGAGAACCAGCGTGGAACCAAACAGCTCTTCCTGACCACCCACAGTTCGTATGTCCTCAACAAGCTAAGCATCAACAAGATCTGTCTCGTTCAGTCGGCGTACCAGCGGCTTCACAAGCTGGATCCCAAGGTCGTCAAGACCCTTAAGCGGTTGCCAGGCTATGACACCTTACGTGTGGCGCTCTCAGGCAAGGTGATCTTGGTGGAGGGACCGTCTGACGAGTTGGTGCTCAAGAAGATTTACTACCGTAAGCATGACCGTCTTCCTGAACAGGACGGCATAGATATCATCGTGGTGCGAGGGGTAGGGTTCGATACTTTTATCGCCGTTGGCAAAGAGATTGGCACCCGGATCAACGTGCTCAGGGATAACGATGGCGCTTACCAGGATAACGTTGTGAAGGCTCGTCAGGAGTACGCAGCATTCCCGAATATCAAGCTTATCTCCTCAGACAACGATCTGGCGTTTTCGCTTGAGCCCGCGATGATTTACGCCAACGCCGCCGATCTGAAGACGCTGGATGCCTTTGCGGAGGAGGTTCTATCCACGCAGACGTACAACCTCTACAAAGTGGTCGGCACTTTGGAGGAGCGACGCGAATTTCTAATCGATTGGTTCCGAAGCGTCAGGGGTAATGGCAAGGGAGCGCGAAAAGTCGATTCGGCGATCAGGCTGTTCGATGGGACATTGGATTTCAAGTATCCGGCCTTTCTAGATGAGGTGTTCGATTTTGGCTAA
- a CDS encoding DUF1850 domain-containing protein has translation MTGLCLGLAGVVWASLPLQHFTLAWQHSIEKIRWEEDYQVTSAGLLLGEARVRGNGAGMEIPDGAVLRDGAWHYRRHLPPLQPLHAGRTPEAGDYQLCTEHGCQALAHWLGPPTTKTPAMDFWACETTTETSRPL, from the coding sequence ATGACCGGCCTGTGCCTGGGGCTGGCCGGGGTGGTCTGGGCCAGCCTGCCGCTGCAGCACTTTACCCTGGCCTGGCAGCACAGCATCGAGAAGATCCGCTGGGAGGAGGACTACCAGGTAACCTCTGCCGGCCTGCTGCTGGGCGAGGCGAGAGTGCGCGGCAACGGCGCCGGCATGGAAATTCCGGACGGTGCGGTCCTGCGCGACGGCGCCTGGCACTACCGGCGCCACCTTCCACCGTTGCAACCGCTGCACGCCGGGCGCACGCCCGAGGCCGGCGACTACCAACTGTGCACCGAACACGGATGCCAGGCGCTGGCGCACTGGCTGGGGCCACCGACGACGAAGACCCCGGCCATGGATTTCTGGGCCTGCGAGACGACCACCGAAACGTCCCGGCCCCTCTAG
- a CDS encoding UvrD-helicase domain-containing protein: MANELWIAGAGSGKTHKIIQDAIEVIDAGGRVLVVTYTTSNQAELRSRFVKVYGRSSDNFVVKGLFSFYLEDLVRPYQNVVFPDRITTTAFTEHNPHLRPGTTKWLPNRGEKIKGVLNPLHYLTSCKTKAYTGFLAKLATLIAKQTKNAPAKRLKDIYQRVFFDEVQDLVGWDYDVIKALSKVMPDSICCVGDFRQTIYTTTFGHKAPQTPVEKIEYFQGLKFHQHSLPRNRRCIQEICDLSDTIHPGLYDKTVSEMKQIPDEVVHHYGAFVVKHSQVGEYIAAFKPQVLRWSSSMGNNYLPPNLSCHTFGSSKGLGFDRVLIFSPEKHLKYLSGDGKAFDKDKTEESRNKLYVAITRARYSLAFVVEDELVVKMPLPLWGGAVQAAVAPVA; the protein is encoded by the coding sequence TTGGCTAACGAACTCTGGATCGCAGGCGCAGGATCGGGCAAAACGCACAAAATCATCCAGGACGCCATCGAGGTCATCGATGCTGGTGGCCGAGTCTTGGTTGTTACCTACACCACGAGCAATCAGGCTGAGCTGCGCTCTCGTTTCGTCAAGGTGTACGGCAGGAGCAGTGATAATTTTGTCGTAAAGGGCCTGTTTTCTTTCTACCTCGAAGACTTGGTAAGGCCCTACCAAAACGTAGTGTTTCCCGATCGGATCACGACTACAGCATTCACTGAGCACAATCCCCACTTGAGACCTGGTACGACCAAGTGGCTACCCAACCGAGGAGAGAAAATAAAAGGAGTGCTGAACCCTCTGCATTATCTCACCTCTTGCAAGACCAAGGCCTATACAGGTTTCTTGGCAAAGCTGGCGACATTGATCGCGAAACAGACGAAAAACGCTCCTGCCAAGCGGCTGAAAGACATCTATCAGCGAGTGTTCTTCGATGAAGTCCAGGATCTAGTCGGTTGGGATTACGATGTTATTAAGGCATTGAGCAAGGTGATGCCTGACTCAATTTGCTGCGTTGGCGATTTTCGTCAGACCATCTACACCACCACTTTCGGGCACAAGGCACCTCAGACTCCGGTAGAAAAAATCGAATATTTCCAAGGCTTAAAATTCCACCAGCATTCGCTACCGAGGAATCGTAGATGCATTCAGGAGATCTGCGATCTATCCGACACGATACACCCTGGTCTCTATGATAAGACTGTGTCAGAGATGAAGCAGATTCCTGACGAGGTGGTACATCACTACGGCGCATTTGTTGTCAAGCATTCCCAGGTGGGCGAGTACATTGCCGCATTCAAGCCCCAGGTCTTGCGCTGGTCATCGTCGATGGGTAACAACTACTTGCCACCGAACTTGTCCTGTCACACTTTTGGTTCTAGCAAGGGGCTAGGTTTTGATCGGGTTTTGATCTTTTCCCCGGAGAAGCATCTCAAGTATCTGTCTGGCGACGGCAAGGCGTTTGATAAGGATAAAACGGAAGAGTCTCGGAACAAGCTCTATGTGGCCATCACCCGGGCCCGCTATAGCTTGGCTTTCGTGGTCGAGGATGAACTTGTAGTCAAGATGCCTTTGCCGTTATGGGGTGGGGCTGTTCAGGCCGCTGTTGCACCTGTGGCTTAG
- a CDS encoding BCCT family transporter has protein sequence MNAPSKPRSTLNPPVFYSSAVLILVLVLYASVFQEQAQALFNDVQQWIITNASWFYILAVALILISVVFLAVSRYGDIKLGPDHSEPEYRSSSWFAMLFSAGMGIGLMFFGVAEPVMHFTTPPVGEPGTVAAAREAMKITFFHWGLHAWAIYAMVGLILAYFSFRKGLPLTLRSALYPLIGERIHGPIGHAVDIFAILGTVFGVATSLGYGVLQINSGFHHLFGLPVNPSVQIVLIAITCGLATLSVASGLDKGIRILSELNLGLAAVLLLFVLLLGPTVFLLQTYVQNTGAYLSDIVYKTFNLYAYQPTDWIGGWTLLYWGWWLSWSPFVGLFIARISRGRTIREFVCGVLFVPAGFTLLWMTVFGDSAIHMILTDGVQDLAAIVDQDSSLALFAFLEHFPLSSVVSMVAVLMVVVFFVTSADSGALVVDMLASSGHDHSPLWQRIFWSVSIGVVAIALLLANGLKALQTATIASALPFSIILLASIWGLFRALHLDATRRGLRNQALPSPRQAPHAHGGWQRRLRNIAMLPRRAHVTRFIAEVARPACEEVAVELRKQGYEVTVSEREDGRVSLELDHAGEGRFLYEVRPRAFTTPSFVMRDTEESSDARKYFRAEVHLREGGQDYDIMGWSRDDVISDILDQYERHLHYLHVVG, from the coding sequence ATGAATGCCCCATCCAAGCCAAGGAGTACCCTGAATCCACCGGTGTTCTACAGCAGTGCAGTGCTTATCCTGGTACTGGTGCTCTATGCCTCCGTTTTCCAGGAGCAGGCACAAGCGTTGTTCAACGACGTGCAGCAATGGATCATCACCAATGCCAGTTGGTTCTACATCCTCGCGGTGGCGCTGATCCTGATCAGCGTCGTGTTCCTGGCGGTCAGTCGCTATGGCGATATCAAGCTCGGCCCCGACCACAGCGAGCCGGAGTACCGAAGCAGCAGTTGGTTCGCCATGCTGTTTTCCGCCGGCATGGGCATCGGCCTGATGTTCTTCGGCGTCGCCGAGCCGGTCATGCATTTCACCACGCCGCCGGTGGGTGAACCGGGCACGGTAGCCGCCGCGCGCGAAGCGATGAAGATCACCTTCTTCCACTGGGGCCTGCATGCCTGGGCGATCTATGCGATGGTCGGGCTGATCCTGGCTTACTTCAGCTTCCGCAAGGGCTTGCCGCTCACGCTGCGCTCGGCGCTCTATCCGCTGATCGGCGAGCGCATCCATGGGCCCATCGGCCATGCCGTGGACATTTTCGCCATCCTCGGCACCGTGTTCGGCGTCGCCACTTCGCTGGGCTATGGCGTGTTGCAGATCAACAGTGGTTTCCACCATCTGTTCGGTTTGCCGGTGAACCCCTCCGTGCAGATCGTCCTGATCGCCATTACCTGCGGCCTGGCCACGCTTTCGGTGGCCAGCGGCCTGGATAAGGGAATCCGCATTCTTTCGGAGCTCAACCTGGGATTGGCGGCGGTGCTGCTGCTCTTCGTGCTGTTGCTGGGCCCCACGGTCTTCCTGCTGCAGACCTACGTACAGAATACCGGCGCCTACCTGTCCGATATCGTCTACAAGACGTTCAATCTCTACGCCTACCAGCCCACGGACTGGATCGGTGGTTGGACTCTGCTGTACTGGGGCTGGTGGTTGTCCTGGTCGCCTTTCGTGGGTCTGTTCATCGCGCGCATCTCGCGTGGCCGGACGATTCGCGAGTTCGTCTGCGGCGTGCTGTTCGTGCCGGCCGGTTTCACCCTGTTGTGGATGACGGTGTTCGGTGACTCGGCGATCCACATGATCCTCACCGATGGCGTGCAGGACCTGGCGGCGATAGTCGACCAGGACAGCTCACTGGCGCTGTTCGCCTTCCTCGAGCATTTCCCGCTGTCGAGCGTGGTGTCCATGGTCGCGGTACTGATGGTGGTGGTGTTCTTCGTCACTTCCGCCGATTCCGGTGCCCTGGTGGTGGACATGCTGGCCTCGTCCGGGCATGACCACTCGCCGCTGTGGCAGCGCATCTTCTGGTCGGTGAGCATCGGCGTGGTGGCGATTGCGCTGCTGCTGGCCAACGGACTGAAGGCACTGCAGACCGCGACCATCGCCAGTGCGTTGCCGTTCTCCATCATCCTCCTGGCGTCGATCTGGGGATTGTTCCGTGCGTTGCACCTGGACGCAACCCGCCGGGGCCTGCGCAACCAGGCACTGCCGTCGCCGCGCCAGGCGCCCCATGCCCATGGCGGCTGGCAGCGGCGTCTGCGCAACATCGCCATGTTGCCGCGGCGTGCCCACGTGACGCGCTTCATCGCCGAGGTGGCGAGGCCGGCGTGCGAGGAGGTCGCCGTCGAATTGCGCAAGCAGGGCTACGAGGTAACGGTGAGCGAACGCGAAGACGGCCGTGTGAGCCTGGAGCTGGACCACGCCGGCGAAGGCCGCTTCCTCTACGAAGTGCGACCGCGCGCGTTCACCACACCCAGTTTCGTCATGCGTGACACCGAGGAGAGCAGCGATGCGCGCAAATACTTCCGTGCCGAGGTGCATCTGCGCGAGGGTGGCCAGGACTACGACATCATGGGCTGGAGCCGCGATGACGTGATCAGCGACATTCTCGATCAGTACGAAAGGCACCTGCACTACCTGCACGTCGTCGGCTGA